From Echinicola jeungdonensis, the proteins below share one genomic window:
- the cas2 gene encoding CRISPR-associated endonuclease Cas2, with protein sequence MDESYFSRLNQYRTLWVLVFFDLPTETKKDRRIASSFRKKLLDDGFAMFQFSIYMRFCPSRENADVHIKRVKKNLPPKGKVGIMSITDRQFGLMEIFHGTKSVDNEPPSQQLDLF encoded by the coding sequence ATGGATGAAAGCTATTTTTCAAGACTTAACCAATATAGAACTTTGTGGGTTTTAGTTTTTTTTGATTTGCCAACGGAAACCAAAAAGGACCGGAGGATAGCCTCCTCCTTCCGGAAAAAACTTCTGGATGATGGCTTTGCCATGTTCCAGTTTTCCATCTATATGCGGTTTTGCCCCAGCCGGGAAAATGCTGATGTGCATATCAAAAGGGTCAAAAAAAATCTTCCACCGAAGGGAAAAGTGGGTATTATGTCGATTACAGACCGGCAATTTGGCTTGATGGAAATTTTTCACGGAACCAAAAGTGTAGATAATGAACCTCCCTCCCAACAATTGGATTTATTTTAA
- the cas1 gene encoding type II CRISPR-associated endonuclease Cas1 yields MIKRTLFFGNPAYLSTKHEQLVIAFTDDKPDKTVPIEDIGMVILENPQITITNGLLAKLNNQKVAVVTCNGQHLPNGLLLPIHGHTEQTERIKHQLNASLPLKKNLWQQTVSAKIQNQACLLEDKGKKINDYNTWPKCKFRGYWQP; encoded by the coding sequence ATGATCAAACGCACCCTCTTCTTCGGAAACCCTGCTTACCTCAGCACCAAGCATGAACAATTGGTGATAGCATTTACAGATGATAAACCTGATAAGACAGTTCCCATAGAAGACATCGGTATGGTCATATTGGAAAATCCGCAGATCACTATCACCAATGGACTATTGGCCAAATTGAATAATCAGAAAGTTGCCGTAGTAACTTGCAATGGGCAACACCTTCCCAACGGCCTCCTTCTTCCCATCCATGGCCACACCGAACAAACTGAAAGGATCAAACACCAACTCAATGCTTCCCTCCCATTGAAAAAAAACCTTTGGCAGCAAACAGTATCGGCCAAAATCCAAAATCAAGCCTGCCTTTTGGAAGATAAAGGGAAGAAAATAAACGATTACAATACCTGGCCAAAATGTAAATTCCGGGGATACTGGCAACCATGA
- the cas1 gene encoding type II CRISPR-associated endonuclease Cas1, whose amino-acid sequence MTIPGQNVNSGDTGNHEAQAAAIYWQNIFDIPEFNRHQTGIPPNNLLNYGYAILRAVIARALVSSGLLPHVGIWHRNKYNAYCLADDIMEPYRPFVDLIVSHIVDTEEDITQLTTCLKRELLQIPVLDVIIDGQKSPLMVAASRTTSSLFECFAGISRKIIYPEYG is encoded by the coding sequence ATTACAATACCTGGCCAAAATGTAAATTCCGGGGATACTGGCAACCATGAAGCCCAGGCCGCCGCCATATATTGGCAAAATATATTTGATATTCCAGAATTCAACCGCCACCAAACCGGTATCCCTCCCAATAACCTTTTAAATTATGGTTATGCCATTCTTAGGGCTGTTATTGCCAGAGCATTGGTTTCTTCCGGTCTTTTACCCCATGTTGGCATTTGGCATCGAAATAAATACAATGCATACTGTCTGGCCGATGATATTATGGAACCCTATCGACCTTTTGTTGACCTGATCGTGTCCCATATTGTGGACACAGAAGAAGATATCACCCAACTCACCACTTGCCTAAAAAGAGAATTATTACAAATTCCGGTCTTGGATGTAATTATTGATGGGCAAAAAAGCCCTTTAATGGTTGCAGCCAGTAGAACGACCAGTTCTTTATTTGAATGTTTTGCAGGCATTAGCCGGAAAATTATTTACCCCGAATATGGATGA